From a region of the Chitinophaga caseinilytica genome:
- the recG gene encoding ATP-dependent DNA helicase RecG, whose protein sequence is MSFIASILNNPIEYLKGVGPQRGELLRKEINIHTFRDLLEYFPFRYIDRTRIDKIRELSGMEEFVQIRGRITHMEVVGEKRAKRLVATFQDETSRMELVWFQGWQWMEKSLRENVQYLVYGRMSQFNGKLQISHPDMELVTEATADGKQTLEPVYYTTEKLKTRGLTAKAIGKLTHNLLEQLSLSEIRENIPAPVLQLYRLMPRAQAYFKIHLPASEEEARQAQRRLKFEELFVAQVRILRLKIRRHKNSHGFVFNAVGDVFNTFYNQYLPFPLTGAQKRVLKEIRKDTTTGHQMNRLVQGDVGSGKTMVALLSLLIAIDNGFQGCLMAPTEILAQQHFKGISELLKDMPVNVALLTGNIKGKARKEILAAAAEGNIHILIGTHALLEKEVVFKKLGMAIVDEQHRFGVAQRARLWEKSDTPPHILVMTATPIPRTLAMTVYGDLDVSVIDEMPPGRKPITTVHRTEYQRPQVMDFIKEEVRKGRQAYIVYPLIEESASLDFENLTKGYEEVKAFFPEPKYYISMVHGKQPQDQKEANMHRFVTNDTQIMVATTVIEVGVNVPNASVMVIESTERFGLSQLHQLRGRVGRGAEQSYCILMTGNKIGKDSQERVKVMVQTNDGFVISEKDMELRGPGDIEGTRQSGLLDLKLADIVQDRAILAAAREVAEKILSDDPDLTLPENAPLHDFLATQRSKSAWSKIS, encoded by the coding sequence GTGAGTTTCATCGCATCCATATTGAACAATCCGATCGAATACCTGAAGGGCGTCGGCCCCCAGCGGGGAGAGCTGCTGCGCAAGGAAATCAATATCCACACCTTCCGCGACCTGCTCGAATATTTCCCGTTCCGGTACATCGACCGCACCCGTATCGACAAGATCCGCGAGCTCAGCGGGATGGAAGAATTCGTCCAGATCCGCGGGCGCATCACGCATATGGAAGTAGTGGGGGAGAAGCGCGCCAAGCGGCTCGTGGCCACTTTCCAGGACGAAACCAGCCGCATGGAACTGGTCTGGTTCCAGGGATGGCAGTGGATGGAGAAATCGCTCCGCGAAAACGTGCAGTACCTCGTATATGGCCGCATGTCGCAGTTCAACGGCAAGCTGCAGATTTCCCATCCCGACATGGAATTGGTGACCGAGGCTACGGCAGACGGGAAGCAGACGCTGGAGCCCGTTTATTACACCACGGAGAAACTCAAGACCAGGGGGCTCACCGCCAAAGCCATCGGTAAGCTGACCCACAACCTGCTCGAGCAGCTTTCCCTGTCCGAAATCCGCGAAAACATTCCCGCGCCCGTTTTGCAGCTGTACCGGCTCATGCCGCGCGCGCAGGCTTATTTCAAGATACATCTCCCCGCCAGCGAGGAAGAGGCCCGGCAGGCGCAGCGCCGGCTGAAGTTCGAAGAGCTTTTTGTGGCGCAGGTCCGCATCCTCCGGCTCAAAATCCGCCGGCATAAAAATTCCCATGGCTTCGTTTTCAACGCCGTGGGCGATGTTTTCAATACTTTCTACAATCAATACCTGCCTTTCCCGCTGACGGGCGCGCAAAAACGCGTGCTGAAGGAAATCCGGAAAGATACCACCACCGGCCACCAGATGAACCGGCTCGTGCAGGGAGACGTAGGCAGCGGCAAAACGATGGTGGCGCTGCTGTCGCTGCTCATTGCGATAGACAACGGTTTCCAGGGATGCCTCATGGCGCCCACCGAAATCCTCGCGCAGCAGCACTTCAAAGGCATTTCCGAGCTCCTGAAAGATATGCCCGTCAACGTTGCGCTGCTGACCGGCAACATCAAGGGCAAGGCTCGGAAGGAAATCCTCGCCGCCGCGGCGGAAGGGAATATCCACATCCTCATCGGCACCCACGCCCTGCTGGAAAAAGAAGTGGTTTTCAAGAAGCTGGGCATGGCCATCGTGGACGAGCAGCACCGTTTTGGCGTGGCGCAACGGGCAAGGCTATGGGAAAAAAGCGACACGCCGCCGCACATCCTCGTCATGACCGCCACGCCCATTCCGCGGACGCTGGCCATGACTGTCTACGGCGACCTCGACGTGTCGGTGATCGACGAAATGCCGCCGGGCAGAAAGCCCATCACCACCGTGCACCGGACTGAATATCAACGCCCGCAGGTGATGGATTTCATCAAGGAGGAAGTGAGGAAGGGGCGGCAGGCGTATATCGTGTACCCGCTTATCGAAGAATCGGCCAGCCTGGATTTCGAAAACCTGACGAAGGGATATGAGGAAGTGAAAGCCTTTTTCCCGGAACCGAAATATTACATCAGCATGGTCCACGGCAAGCAGCCGCAAGACCAGAAGGAAGCGAATATGCATCGTTTCGTGACGAACGACACCCAGATCATGGTGGCCACCACGGTGATCGAGGTGGGGGTGAACGTGCCCAATGCCTCGGTGATGGTGATCGAAAGCACGGAGCGTTTCGGGCTGTCGCAGTTGCACCAGCTGAGGGGGCGCGTAGGGCGCGGGGCGGAACAGAGTTACTGCATTTTGATGACAGGCAACAAGATCGGCAAGGATTCGCAGGAGCGGGTGAAGGTGATGGTGCAGACGAACGACGGGTTCGTTATTTCCGAGAAAGACATGGAACTGAGGGGGCCCGGCGATATCGAGGGTACCCGGCAGAGCGGCCTGCTCGACCTCAAGCTGGCCGACATCGTCCAGGACCGGGCGATACTGGCCGCGGCGCGCGAAGTAGCGGAAAAAATCCTGTCAGACGATCCCGATCTTACCCTCCCGGAAAACGCGCCGTTACACGATTTTCTCGCCACCCAACGGTCAAAATCGGCATGGAGTAAAATATCCTGA